In Thermodesulfobacteriota bacterium, the following proteins share a genomic window:
- the thiM gene encoding hydroxyethylthiazole kinase, protein MALTASAIFRDIEQIRNLAPLIHNITNYVVMNTTANALLAIGASPVMAHGLPEVADMAGIAAALVINIGTLSDTWIEAMFRAASKAGFRGIPIVLDPVGAGATPYRTRTAGDLLRKARPSIIRGNGSEILALCEAGAATRGVDSTSSSDQAVHAAQRLAHQFSCVVCVTGAVDYIVSDRAVIKVNNGHPLMPRVTGLGCSASALCGAFAAVNPDYGMAAAHAMAVMGIAGEMAAETSPGPGSFQVNFIDALYRIGQPDIEQRLKA, encoded by the coding sequence ATGGCCCTCACGGCGTCAGCCATTTTCAGGGATATCGAACAAATCAGAAACCTTGCGCCCCTGATCCACAACATCACCAACTACGTGGTCATGAACACCACGGCCAACGCGCTTCTGGCCATCGGCGCCTCGCCGGTCATGGCTCATGGGCTGCCGGAAGTGGCGGACATGGCCGGAATCGCCGCTGCCCTGGTCATCAACATCGGTACCTTAAGCGACACCTGGATAGAGGCCATGTTCCGGGCGGCCAGTAAAGCCGGCTTCCGGGGAATCCCCATCGTTCTGGATCCGGTAGGGGCGGGCGCCACGCCGTACCGGACGCGGACGGCCGGAGATTTGCTGCGAAAGGCCAGGCCTTCCATCATTCGGGGGAATGGATCGGAGATCCTGGCCCTGTGCGAGGCGGGCGCGGCTACCAGGGGCGTCGACAGCACCAGCTCATCTGACCAGGCCGTTCATGCGGCTCAGCGCCTGGCCCATCAGTTTTCCTGCGTGGTCTGCGTCACCGGCGCCGTTGATTATATCGTGTCCGACCGGGCCGTCATCAAAGTCAACAACGGCCATCCCCTGATGCCGCGGGTAACAGGCCTGGGGTGCTCGGCCTCGGCCCTCTGCGGGGCCTTTGCCGCGGTCAACCCCGACTATGGCATGGCCGCGGCCCATGCCATGGCCGTCATGGGAATTGCCGGGGAAATGGCCGCAGAGACCTCTCCGGGCCCGGGCAGTTTTCAGGTCAACTTCATTGATGCCCTCTACCGGATCGGGCAACCCGACATTGAACAGCGGCTGAAAGCATGA
- a CDS encoding 7TM diverse intracellular signaling domain-containing protein codes for MKLFLAGRTACSFYLSVFCFIVWVLPANARQSLDVDNHFSKYPLGKHISIFEDKNNRCVISEIVSADTDGQFIPSTRSIPSYGFSQSTFWVRFDATNITEETLPLIIESHWPHHDLMEFYLFSNGSLIKKEIQGDHLPFNSRVQKYINPIFPFQMAARTSYTAYLKIKSKASMILDFVLWEPEVFSIHAIHTHSLFGLYYGAVLIMILYNLFIFFGIQEKIYYLYYVLFISSLLLIQMSLDGFAYAYLWPSHPTWASQCVNIFVFSGVFWGTLFCQKFLNTRANAPRHNLLLNILAVISFTGIWALFFTDILIAGMLASFTGIVFAVLSFLAGLTCLVKGVREARYFFSASVFLLTGMILVALGYAGFIEKNFLSTFAMHIGTTIQALLLSFGLVDRINKLKREHSRIQEANLTMQKEFSRDLQREIELKTLDLNRQKVQLEQANAELQKINTLKSNFFANLSHELRTPLTLIRGWTDYIISGELGQIPDRLKETIRKIDTQNLALTEKINHMLKLSKFDAGMSKIVLHHIDMETTVAGIVANFQDLATHKNIALNFSSRSAIGSVLMDREKLTDILNNLIRNAYKFTENGKIDVILSSDGNKMAIEVRDTGIGMNEETLQKIFQRFQQGDNAPAQLFEGTGLGLAIVKESVDLLHGTVTVTSAERQGTAFTVQIPLDLGELEPDAIMERRRQDRRSSGQDNGPEDRRRNLRREDDIAKISGDNIIQILAADVKTGNTDKVTVVETENARGKLVIAEDNLAVQALLQAILKEYTLYLAPNGQLAWETIQKEQPDLILSDIMMPLMDGYSLVENIKSDKNTKNIPIILITASANKTDRIKGLQLGADDFLTKPFHHLELKARVNNVISLRKLYREKLRSEQLEIFLMVLASAIESKDKYTGGHVERVANYARDLAQKMRLPEDKINEIYLGTIVHDIGKIGIRDDVLNKAGRLTEDELRHIQEHPVIGKELLSKLELLPAAVNIAFGHQEKWDGTGYPRKLKGRDIPIEARISTVADFWDAITSDRPYRRAIPVGEAAEIMRQERGRTFDPELLDAFMDNNEKLYLKYLATGQMQSV; via the coding sequence ATGAAGCTGTTCTTGGCCGGTAGAACCGCATGCTCTTTTTATCTGTCTGTTTTCTGTTTTATCGTTTGGGTGCTTCCGGCCAATGCCCGTCAGAGTCTTGACGTCGATAACCACTTTTCAAAATATCCGCTCGGAAAACACATCTCCATTTTTGAGGACAAGAACAACCGCTGCGTTATCAGCGAGATTGTTTCCGCGGATACCGACGGCCAATTCATCCCGAGCACCCGGTCGATACCCTCTTACGGGTTTTCACAATCCACCTTCTGGGTCCGGTTTGACGCCACCAACATCACCGAGGAGACGCTGCCGCTGATCATCGAAAGCCACTGGCCCCATCATGACCTGATGGAATTCTACCTCTTCAGCAACGGAAGCCTCATCAAAAAAGAAATTCAGGGTGATCATCTGCCCTTCAACTCCCGGGTACAAAAATATATAAACCCGATATTCCCTTTTCAAATGGCTGCCCGGACCAGCTACACCGCTTACCTGAAAATCAAATCAAAAGCATCCATGATACTGGATTTCGTTCTCTGGGAACCCGAAGTTTTTTCCATTCATGCGATTCACACCCATTCTCTCTTCGGCCTCTATTACGGTGCCGTCCTGATCATGATTCTTTACAATCTGTTCATCTTTTTCGGTATCCAGGAAAAAATATATTACCTTTATTATGTCTTGTTTATCAGCAGCCTTCTCCTGATCCAGATGTCACTGGACGGCTTTGCTTACGCTTATCTGTGGCCGTCTCATCCGACCTGGGCCAGTCAATGCGTCAATATTTTCGTTTTCAGCGGGGTATTCTGGGGAACGCTGTTCTGCCAGAAATTCTTAAACACCCGTGCCAACGCGCCCCGTCACAATCTGTTACTAAACATCCTGGCCGTCATCTCTTTTACCGGCATCTGGGCGCTGTTTTTTACCGACATTCTGATCGCCGGGATGCTGGCTTCGTTTACGGGTATTGTCTTTGCCGTATTATCTTTCCTGGCAGGGCTGACCTGCCTGGTCAAAGGTGTCCGGGAAGCCCGTTATTTTTTTTCCGCCTCCGTTTTCCTTCTGACCGGCATGATTCTTGTCGCCCTTGGATACGCCGGATTCATTGAGAAAAACTTTCTGTCAACCTTTGCCATGCATATCGGCACGACCATCCAGGCCCTGCTGCTCTCTTTCGGCCTCGTCGACCGGATCAATAAGCTCAAGCGCGAACACTCCCGGATTCAGGAAGCCAACCTGACCATGCAGAAGGAGTTTTCCCGTGATCTCCAACGGGAGATTGAACTGAAAACACTCGACCTGAACCGACAGAAAGTCCAGCTCGAACAGGCCAACGCGGAGCTTCAAAAAATCAACACCTTGAAATCCAACTTTTTCGCCAACCTCAGCCATGAATTGCGGACCCCGCTGACGCTGATCAGGGGCTGGACCGATTATATTATCAGCGGCGAACTCGGCCAGATTCCCGACCGGTTGAAAGAAACCATCCGTAAAATCGACACCCAGAATCTGGCCCTTACGGAAAAAATCAACCACATGCTCAAGCTCTCCAAGTTTGACGCGGGCATGTCCAAAATCGTGCTTCATCATATTGACATGGAAACCACTGTCGCGGGCATCGTGGCGAACTTCCAGGACCTGGCCACGCACAAAAACATCGCGCTGAATTTTTCATCCCGGTCCGCGATCGGTTCCGTCCTCATGGACAGGGAAAAACTGACGGACATTCTGAACAATCTGATCCGGAACGCCTATAAATTCACCGAAAATGGTAAAATAGACGTTATTCTCTCCTCGGACGGTAACAAAATGGCCATTGAGGTCAGAGACACCGGTATCGGCATGAACGAAGAGACCCTTCAAAAGATCTTCCAGCGCTTTCAACAGGGCGACAATGCCCCGGCCCAACTTTTCGAAGGCACCGGTCTGGGTCTGGCGATTGTAAAGGAATCCGTCGACCTGCTGCACGGCACCGTAACGGTAACAAGCGCTGAACGGCAGGGGACCGCTTTTACCGTCCAAATCCCCTTGGACCTTGGTGAACTTGAACCCGATGCGATTATGGAAAGGCGCCGGCAGGACCGGCGTTCATCTGGCCAGGACAATGGCCCGGAAGACCGGAGAAGGAATTTGAGAAGAGAGGATGATATCGCCAAAATCAGCGGCGACAATATCATTCAAATTCTGGCCGCGGATGTCAAAACCGGCAACACGGATAAGGTGACGGTGGTCGAGACGGAGAATGCCCGGGGAAAACTGGTCATCGCCGAGGACAATCTGGCGGTTCAGGCCCTGCTTCAGGCCATCCTGAAAGAATATACCCTTTACCTGGCGCCGAACGGCCAGCTCGCCTGGGAAACCATCCAGAAAGAGCAGCCGGATCTGATCCTTTCCGACATCATGATGCCGTTGATGGACGGGTATTCCCTGGTTGAGAACATCAAGTCCGACAAAAACACGAAAAACATTCCCATTATTCTGATCACTGCCTCCGCCAATAAAACCGACCGGATAAAAGGCCTGCAACTGGGAGCCGATGACTTTCTGACCAAACCGTTCCACCACCTGGAGCTTAAGGCCCGCGTCAACAACGTCATCAGCCTGCGCAAACTCTACCGGGAAAAACTGCGTTCCGAGCAGCTGGAAATCTTTCTGATGGTCCTGGCCTCCGCGATTGAGTCAAAAGACAAGTACACCGGCGGCCATGTGGAGCGGGTGGCCAATTACGCCCGCGACCTGGCACAGAAAATGCGGTTGCCGGAAGACAAGATCAATGAAATTTACCTGGGGACCATTGTCCATGATATCGGCAAAATCGGCATTCGCGACGATGTGCTGAACAAGGCGGGCAGGCTCACGGAAGATGAACTCCGGCATATTCAGGAGCATCCGGTTATCGGTAAAGAGCTTCTCTCGAAACTGGAGTTGCTGCCTGCCGCCGTCAATATCGCCTTTGGCCACCAGGAAAAATGGGACGGGACCGGGTATCCCCGGAAATTGAAAGGCCGGGATATCCCCATCGAGGCGAGAATATCGACGGTGGCCGATTTCTGGGACGCCATTACGTCCGACCGGCCCTATCGGCGGGCAATCCCGGTCGGTGAGGCAGCGGAAATCATGAGACAGGAAAGAGGCAGGACGTTCGACCCGGAACTCCTTGACGCGTTCATGGATAATAATGAAAAGCTTTACCTGAAATACTTGGCCACCGGACAAATGCAAAGCGTGTAA
- a CDS encoding DUF5989 family protein, whose product MTPANLVREFFDYLGKNKKLWLIPIAIIVLLVGMVALFSQSQGIAPFLYAQP is encoded by the coding sequence ATGACACCGGCGAATCTGGTCAGGGAGTTCTTTGATTACCTGGGGAAAAACAAAAAACTCTGGTTGATACCGATTGCCATTATCGTATTGCTGGTCGGCATGGTGGCGCTTTTTTCCCAGTCCCAGGGCATTGCGCCATTCCTTTATGCGCAACCCTGA
- a CDS encoding sensor domain-containing diguanylate cyclase, protein MSSYARQLMNCVEIGKAVTSAANMEQITTVILKRISELIQASNWTLYLLDHERGELTFALVMGLDRDLIKDHRIRLGEGIAGRVALTGEPIFVRDRVNRDPRFNPHIDALTGFKTESVICVPLKVHDRVIGVLEVINPQDTSLFEDDFQPILSILADFTAIGIVNARVYEEINRLVITDDVTGCYNTRFMHDYLARAIGDGREVSLVFLDLDDFKAVVDRHGHQLGSKMLKEVAATLVAGMDPQDRLIHYGGDEFVIILPEQDKTAAFVKVKRIRETFGNTVFLREEGLDIGISASFGIASYPQDAPDQKGLLQLADNALYSSKDRGKNTITVL, encoded by the coding sequence ATGTCTTCTTATGCCCGCCAGTTGATGAACTGTGTCGAAATCGGCAAGGCCGTCACCTCGGCCGCGAACATGGAGCAGATTACCACCGTTATCCTTAAACGGATCAGCGAGCTGATTCAAGCCAGCAACTGGACCTTATATCTTCTTGATCATGAAAGGGGAGAACTGACCTTTGCCCTGGTCATGGGCCTGGACCGGGACCTGATAAAGGATCATCGGATTAGGCTGGGGGAGGGTATCGCCGGCAGGGTGGCGCTGACCGGCGAGCCTATTTTCGTGCGGGACCGTGTCAACAGAGACCCCCGCTTCAATCCCCACATCGACGCCCTGACGGGATTTAAAACCGAATCGGTTATCTGTGTGCCGTTAAAAGTTCATGATCGTGTTATCGGTGTTCTGGAGGTGATCAATCCCCAGGATACTTCCCTTTTTGAGGATGACTTTCAGCCGATCCTGTCGATCCTGGCGGATTTTACCGCCATCGGCATCGTCAATGCCCGCGTTTACGAGGAAATCAATCGTCTGGTGATTACCGACGATGTTACCGGCTGTTACAACACCCGTTTCATGCATGACTATCTGGCCCGGGCGATCGGCGACGGACGTGAGGTTTCCCTGGTATTTCTGGACCTGGATGACTTCAAGGCGGTGGTGGACAGGCACGGGCATCAGCTTGGCAGTAAAATGCTAAAAGAGGTGGCCGCCACTCTGGTCGCCGGCATGGATCCGCAGGACCGGCTGATTCATTACGGGGGCGATGAGTTTGTCATCATCCTTCCGGAACAGGACAAAACGGCTGCTTTTGTCAAGGTGAAGCGGATAAGGGAGACCTTCGGCAACACGGTTTTTCTGCGGGAGGAGGGCCTTGACATCGGTATCAGCGCCAGCTTCGGTATTGCCAGTTACCCTCAAGACGCCCCGGACCAGAAAGGCCTGCTGCAACTGGCCGACAACGCCCTTTACAGCAGCAAGGACAGGGGCAAGAACACCATCACCGTGCTATAG
- a CDS encoding exopolyphosphatase, producing the protein MRLLTRSDFDGLGCAVLLKEVGVIDDIKFVHPKDVQDGKVAVNENDVLANVPYVKGCGLWFDHHSSESERKEYGEFKGACDPSAPSAARVIYEYYGGAIKFSSIHFTELVNAVDKADTADFTVDEILEPRGWCLLSFIMDPRTGLGRYKDYRISNYQLMMELIDHCRSRTIDEILALEDVQQRIRRYFKQEEQFQEMLKDTAVIRENVVVADLRDQDEIYTGNRFILYAWFPDQNISVQIMWGLNKQNVVVTCGHSIINRTCKTDVGSLMLKYGGGGHHKVGTCQLPIDSADRSIEEIISRIIADNKI; encoded by the coding sequence ATGAGACTGTTAACGCGATCGGATTTTGACGGTCTGGGATGTGCGGTATTGTTGAAGGAAGTAGGTGTTATCGACGACATCAAATTTGTTCATCCCAAGGATGTTCAGGACGGGAAAGTCGCGGTTAATGAAAACGATGTACTGGCCAACGTCCCCTATGTCAAGGGTTGCGGGCTCTGGTTTGACCATCACTCCAGCGAAAGCGAACGCAAGGAGTACGGTGAGTTTAAAGGTGCCTGCGATCCATCCGCCCCCAGCGCCGCCAGGGTGATCTATGAGTATTACGGCGGCGCGATAAAATTCTCCAGCATCCATTTTACGGAGCTGGTCAACGCCGTTGACAAGGCCGATACCGCCGACTTTACGGTCGATGAAATTTTAGAACCCAGGGGATGGTGCCTGCTTTCTTTTATCATGGACCCCCGTACCGGACTCGGCCGTTACAAGGACTACCGGATAAGTAATTATCAGTTGATGATGGAACTGATTGACCACTGCCGGTCCAGGACCATAGATGAAATCCTGGCCCTGGAAGATGTCCAGCAGAGAATCCGCCGGTATTTCAAGCAGGAAGAACAGTTCCAGGAGATGTTAAAAGACACGGCGGTCATTCGTGAAAACGTCGTCGTGGCCGATCTCCGGGATCAGGATGAAATTTATACAGGCAATCGCTTTATCCTTTACGCCTGGTTCCCGGACCAGAACATTTCCGTGCAGATCATGTGGGGACTGAATAAACAGAACGTGGTGGTGACCTGCGGCCACAGCATCATCAATCGGACCTGCAAAACGGATGTGGGCTCCCTGATGCTCAAGTACGGCGGCGGCGGCCATCACAAAGTCGGCACCTGCCAGCTTCCCATCGACAGCGCCGACAGGTCCATTGAGGAAATCATTTCCCGGATAATCGCTGATAACAAAATTTGA